GAATAAAGAGTAATctgaatagagataaaaatgaaatccaCAGGAATTTATAAGGTCACCAAGTGAGATAGTGTAGAATGAACATCTGAAGAGGGTCAGAACACAGCTTGGAAGGCACCCAGAGTTAGTGGGCTTGACATAGATGATGACCCAGCAAAGGAAACCAGGAAGTGGtcaagagaatcagagagagctAGAACATAAGAAATTGGAGGGGAGAAAGTATCCAGAAGTGGTCAAATGTTAAACACAGATAGGTCAAGAAGGATTAGAATTGAGAAAAGGATATCACATTTAGTAAAATAAGAGATCATTGCTGactttggggaaagaagtttcaGTTAAGTGAAGCAGTCATAAGCCCTACTaacaaagaagagaggaagagaaagcacTAAATATAGACAGATTTTCCATGAAGTTCTgctgaaaaggaaaggagagagaatgatcTCTAAAAAGGACAGTGGAATGAAGTGAGGCTTGTTTATAGATGTGGGAAAATTTGAGTGGGCTTGTGAGCAACAGGGAAGGAATAAAGAGACAAggagagacaaaaatgaagctgAATATCATCTAAGGCTGTGTCCTAGAgcctattctcttttcttttcactctcCATTTTGGCAGTCTCATTAGATTCTATTAGTTCAATTATCATCTATTCAAATCAATATATCTCACCTAATTTCTTTCTTGAATGTGGCCATCAGTTGGCTATCTCCATCTAAATGTCCCTTTAACTTCTCACATTTGGGTACATTTGGGTCCTAATCATCTCCTACTGGAATCCTTTTAATTGGTCTCCTGGTTTCTGGATCTTCCCATCGATCATTCAAAAAGCTGCAAGAATAACATTCCTAAAATAAGTTTGATCATGTCACTTCCTTAGCCAAAACCTTTCAATGGTTTCAATGGTTTAATGGTTTCCTAATGCCTCTTATAACAAAAATACAAGTTCCCCAGCTTGGTATTTaaggcccttcacaatctggtccCAACTGGCCTTTCTAATCTTTTTTCAGATTATTTCCCTTCCAACAGTTTCCACCCAACTAGACGACTAgctgttttactttttatttctgtgATTTTGTTCAGACCATATGACATTAAAGCTCTCCTTCACCTTTGTTTATTAGAATCTTTATCTTTTCTCAAAGCTCAGTTTGGGTGCCAAAGCCTTTATCTCTGTGTTGTCCTTGATCATCCTCTGAATCTGgtgttctccctcttcccaaaTTATCTTGTTTTCACATATTTATGTACACGGTGTATCTCCCAATGGAATAAAGGTTTTGTGagtttttttgtcttaaaatcccCATCACATTGTCTTACATATAGTAAgtactcagtaaatatttactgGATTGAATTGTACACACACAATTTCTCATGTACATAGGAAACATTACAGAACAACTATcagaattccaaattattttcccattACAAGTGAACTTCATTTGTATACTGGATTTCTGTGTATCATTATCAGCTCACCGTCTATAATGAAATATTAAGATGGGTgctgacagaaaaagaaaagacctgTTGCAGACAagaataaaaatgcagaaaactTCTTTTAATCATATAAGGGGAAAATggcatttttttctgttaaaacaTGAATATTCAAAATAAGTCACAAAATACAAATATTGTACTGAAATGGTAAAAGCTATACAGGACCAGAAACTGCACTTGGGTGAAATCCAAATGGAAGTGATCCACTATATAGACCCTTTACATTAATTCATGATAGTTCCTTGAATTTTAAGCTTTTAGTCATTTACTTAACAGACCTAATGAGTTATTGGTTCACTATGTCCACGATTCTGACAAGTATGTGTATACttgattcatttctttatttccatattttaatgTTGATTTTCATGTTGAGGGAAGCAGGATACAACTATATTAGTAATATCTGGTCACTCCTAAGAGAAGCCTGAAGATAGACagaaaaatacataggaaagTTTTCCTTGAAAGGGAGATTTGGAGACTTTACAGTTCTCTTTGCATTGCTTTACATGGGAATTATCATTAGTCCTTTGAACTACAAAGACTTGGCCCATTCATAGTTTTTTCCTTATACATTCTTCAGAGTAAATAATGCCTGAGCTGTGAAGGTTGgatatttatctcatttagaCTATTAGCAGTTTCACTATGTGAGTTTagaatttcaaataattttccttacatTCTTAGTATTTAGAGGGTCACCACAGGGAGAATCATGTCAAGGTAAATGAGGTCTAACTGATTAACTTGATAACACTTGCTTTTGCATTTTAGGTATGAAGTGGGCTTTTTCATGTCTGGTACAGTTTGATTGTCGACTAAATCTTCTTCCACATCTACTGCATCTATAGGGCCTTTCTTCTTCATGAGTTTCTTGATGAAGCAAGAATTCTTCATCTCCTAAGAAGCTTTTCCCACATTCTTGACATTTAAGGAGTTTTTCCTTCACATGAATTACTTCATGGCGACTCCGATGCGAGTTCTGACGAAAGTTTTTTCCACACTGAGAGCAtgtataaggtttctctccagtgtggattcgtTCATGTTTATTAAGGTTTGTTTTATGATTGAAGCTTTTCCCACAATGAATACaatcataaggtttttctccagtatgtgTTCTCTGATGGGAAATAAGGTAAGAGCTTTCAGTGAAGTGTTTCCCACACTGTGGACATGTATAGAATCTTCGTGTTCTTCGATTCTGAGAAAGTGCAAGAATACTTATGTCCACATATTTTGAAAGGTCCTCTAATGGGGTATCATTTTCAACAGTAATTAAAAGACTTCGTAATCTCTTTTCTTGTGGGATTGAAGTGTTTAGTCTTTTCCCTTCATGGCTATCTGGGTGTTTCTCGTAGTCTTTTGCCTGCTTAAAAATCTGGGAACCATCCCTTTCACAGTAACCAGATGACATTTCATGATGTTCTACATCCTCTGGTATTTCTGGCTGGTGATCATCTTCCTTATTCTCATTGCAATCTACTGTTGAGACAAAGATAGAATTCATATAATATATCCTCTTAAGCTTAGTGAAAAAATATAGGAGGAAACACCAAAATGTATGACCTAGGTTATTATTGACTTGAGGACCACAAATCAAGACCTCTATCAGAACTTGTGGAAAATTTGAGAGCTAAAAATAATATTAGCttaatttatgtagcattttattacttaattttactaaaaaacttgaaaaaaaattacccTGATCAAgagagaaactgaaagaattgataagtttattcttctttatctcatttgTCACCATTTATTCAACAGCACACATTGACATCCGTGTTGTACATAgcattataaaaaggaaaaattaaaaatataagatcTTAGATATAATCACTGAAGCCTATTATTTCTGTCATTGTGAATGCTACTCTATAGTTTATTACTAGTTCCCATATTTCTTGAGAATAGGGTGGTTAAGGAATTCCTATAGGGAATCTTCTCATGTGTAAGAGTTAGTTGTAGGACTTCTGCCTGTTATTCCCTAAATTCTCCTAATATAAAACTTACCAAggcaaaataaagaaatatggcTAACACGTTGTTTGCTACAGTAGCAGACCAGGTGAATGTCATAGGTGTAACCAATTAAGACAGAAATTTTCACTTGTAGCTATTTAAATAGAAGGCCAAGGGAAATTCTGAAATGATATTCAGATCACAGTTTCTGCTAATGCCAAGGAATGGCTACATGTGCATAAAGTACGATATGGTTTCTTATACCACTTTCCAGGGCAAatagaattaattaaaagaatgaaattgggttcagatctggcttcagacacctcctagctgtgtgactctgggtaagtcatctaACTCCAATGGTCATTAGAccatttctaattctaagatagaaggcaagggcttacaagggaaaaaattaaagaaatacttttaagttttaaaaaaagtattaagaAAGAATATTTCTGATCTACATTAGGAATGTAGagggcaaaaaataaaacaaagaaaagaaaaaaggatcacTGAatatttagagttaatagataggCTTCCTTATTACAAAAAGAGCAgaacattttcaaaaagaaacagatttttttgtgCTTCAAGAATGTTcgaagaagagagaaataaatagtgACAGTTTGTGACTCTGCTTCAGGATACAGAGTACCACACTAGGGCAGCTACTGGATTTGACTTTTAACAGCAAAGAGGGCAGATATCTCTTCAGAGAACCTATCCAGGAATTGATAGTCTATTATGAGATTTGTCAAACCTTGTAACCCACTATCCAACTCTGATGATTCATGTTGGGACATATCACTAGAAGCAATCCTAGCATTCATTGTAAGGTCTTATAAAATCAAGGATAAGAAAGTGAAGACCTTAGGAACACATATTTTCAACTACCAAGAAAATAAGTTCAGTTTATATGCCAACATTCACTGCAGAagataaaaagacagagaaattCTATAAAGAATTCCCAAAATTAAATGATCATGGACATGCAATAATACTAAGTAACCAACTTCAAAGCAACAGAGGAATCCTAAGTAGCTTTATAGCAACAGAAAAATACTAAATAACTTCAAAGCAAAGgtataaaggaaagggaagagaaagcaaAGATTAGTAGACAACAAAGAAGCCCAACCCCTGAAAATCACAAATCTTTTCTTTGAGAAGAGTTAAAAGAATGGAACCTAGCAAGTACCCAATTTTAAGAGTTAAGAAATGCCTGATTTAGGCATGGGAAATCATTTCTGCATTAGCTAAGAATAGTCAGATCTTTGATTTGTTTAAGCAAAGATCAAAATCACTTCCGaattagaataaaaatgagatgTTGCATACAATTGTTGGGTATTCTAGTCAAGCTATCCATTCAAAAGCAGAAAAATGCATAAAAGGAAAAACACTGGTGGACAgcaccattttctcttttttttcctttctttttaataaactttaccttctgccttagaatcattactaagtgtTGGctataaagcagaagagtggcaaggactgggCAActggacttgctcagggtcacacagctaaaaagtgtctgagatgaCATTTGAAAACAGGATCTCCTTTTTTCAGGCAgagctctttattcactgagccatctagttgcctccttTGTCACCATTTTCTAAACAAATTTAGctaatataaaatcaattttgaCAATAAAAAATCTAGAAACAAATTGCCTCAGCTAACAAATACTTGATCTCTATATCAAGCAGAGAAACATGGTAGACAAAGGAAACAACAAT
The window above is part of the Monodelphis domestica isolate mMonDom1 chromosome 7, mMonDom1.pri, whole genome shotgun sequence genome. Proteins encoded here:
- the ZNF200 gene encoding zinc finger protein 200 → MAAEAILTPPPKQTGSLILKLVPGPKMGPDTLQESAVPPKTIHQLVLEHFFTFLPEKNQSQNHKPGKDDTIILVKDVTSALQNRAHPASWVTIFPKDRRVHKREMVPQTFPSDLQEPVVFEDLNVYHSQEEYVGLDLAQRSPISRNHGEEDVGDMVLEVDCNENKEDDHQPEIPEDVEHHEMSSGYCERDGSQIFKQAKDYEKHPDSHEGKRLNTSIPQEKRLRSLLITVENDTPLEDLSKYVDISILALSQNRRTRRFYTCPQCGKHFTESSYLISHQRTHTGEKPYDCIHCGKSFNHKTNLNKHERIHTGEKPYTCSQCGKNFRQNSHRSRHEVIHVKEKLLKCQECGKSFLGDEEFLLHQETHEEERPYRCSRCGRRFSRQSNCTRHEKAHFIPKMQKQVLSS